TTGCTTCCTGCAATACCTGATCGGCATCGCTTATCGTTTCGTACCACATGCCCCGGTCGTACGTGCGTTGTCCAATGCGCGCCTTGATACGAGTCATCAGTAATTCCCGATCACGCGCTACTTCTGATCGGCTGAACCACCGTCCTTCCCCGTCGGTGCGGAAAAGCTCCGGGCTGCCATCCGGCGCAACATGTATGCCATGGGTATCAAGAAAAACCAGAAAAGCGTCGAATTCGCCCGGAGCGAAGGCAAAATCCTTTACAAAATCATCTCGCCGCGCCCCCCATTCTTCCTGAAAGGCAACCCCGTTCCGGTCGAGCCATGCCCGGGCAAAGGCATTATCCTGCGACTGTCCGATGACCGCCCGGGCAAAACCTGACAGGGAATCCGGATATACGATCACATCCGGCAGAATCCCTCCACCTCCGAAAACGGTTCGCCCTCCGGCAGTCGTATACTTGAGAGAATCGGGCACGGTATCCTGAATCTCCGACATGGTCAGCGTTTTCTCGAGCCGGTAGCGATCCAGTTTCGATGCATAATAGTCGTCGGATTGCCCGGTGGTGTAGGGTGTCTGGATAAGACGCCCCGAGGGAGTGTAAAAGCGCGAGATCGTAATACGCAATGCGCTGCCGTCAGGCAGGGGAAACTGCTTCTGAACAAGGCCCTTGCCGAACGTGCGTCGCCCGACCACGAGCGCCCGGTCGTGATCCTGGACCGCACCAGCCACAATTTCGCTGGCCGAGGCGGAGTTTTCATTGACGAGAACCATGAGCGGCCCCTGCTCGAAGCCATCTCCCGTGCGGGCATAGTTCTGCTGGTTGTACTCGCCATGGCGGCTACGAGCCTCGACGATCATTTGTCCGTCCTTCAGGAATTCGTCGGCAATTTGCACTGCCATTTCCATGAATCCGCCGGCATTGTCACGCAAATCGAGCACCAGACGCCGCATACCTTGTTGGCGCAACACGTCCATACCTTCCATGAACTCCGAATAGGTGGTTCGTGCAAACCGGTTAAGGCGAATGTATCCTGTCTCGTCATCCAGCATGTAGTGCGCGTCCATAGTCCAGAAAGGAATCCTGTCGCGCGTAATCACAAAATCGAGCGGCTCTTCGTAGCCGGGGCGGCGTACCGTGACTTTTACCCTGGTGCCTCGAGGCCCCTTCAGAGTAC
The sequence above is drawn from the Bacteroidetes bacterium SB0662_bin_6 genome and encodes:
- a CDS encoding S41 family peptidase, giving the protein MKQYRKVLTFGSVVLAVGIVLGFELDSVISWDNTAESLRKLEDAYLMINERYVQEVSSSQLTESAIHGMLDELDPHSIYIDAEAMTRVREDFEASFDGIGIAFEIIAGPNGMDTVAVLNPLPGGPSETVGMLSGDRIIAVDDSSAIGFSSGDVERTLKGPRGTRVKVTVRRPGYEEPLDFVITRDRIPFWTMDAHYMLDDETGYIRLNRFARTTYSEFMEGMDVLRQQGMRRLVLDLRDNAGGFMEMAVQIADEFLKDGQMIVEARSRHGEYNQQNYARTGDGFEQGPLMVLVNENSASASEIVAGAVQDHDRALVVGRRTFGKGLVQKQFPLPDGSALRITISRFYTPSGRLIQTPYTTGQSDDYYASKLDRYRLEKTLTMSEIQDTVPDSLKYTTAGGRTVFGGGGILPDVIVYPDSLSGFARAVIGQSQDNAFARAWLDRNGVAFQEEWGARRDDFVKDFAFAPGEFDAFLVFLDTHGIHVAPDGSPELFRTDGEGRWFSRSEVARDRELLMTRIKARIGQRTYDRGMWYETISDADQVLQEAMQLWGQVEGASLR